One Lacunisphaera limnophila DNA window includes the following coding sequences:
- a CDS encoding CmpA/NrtA family ABC transporter substrate-binding protein, with protein sequence MPTSNSNYPTGHLSPLNRRQFIAQGARLTGAAALWAALGHRSWAATTGSASDAPETPDINFGMIALTDCSPIVIAHEKGFFKKYGINSTVTKGANWAAIRDNLSTGSIQATHMLIGMPLASTMGLAGSPKKPMVIPWILNRNGQAITLKADWKGKVGADPKALKPFVDQANKLGEPLTFAQTFPPGTHAMWMRYYLAAGGINPDKDVTLITVPPPQMVANMKIGKMDGYCVGEPWNARAIADGIGFTSVTTQDIWKDHPEKVCAFTEEFAEKNPKTVKAVLKALHEASVWLDVMENRAEQCEIVSKATYINCKKEVILGRLLGELDYGDGRVVKDELYMHYSKRNCNYPQAKHAKWFLSQYRRWGMVTGTPDYEGVAKRVMRADLYVEAMKEIGYAHGGADASPETLFDGLTFDPANPEAYATGAAVKNLKG encoded by the coding sequence ATGCCCACCAGCAACTCAAACTACCCGACGGGACATTTGTCTCCGCTTAACCGCCGCCAGTTCATCGCCCAGGGCGCGCGCCTCACCGGCGCCGCCGCCCTCTGGGCTGCCCTCGGCCACCGCAGCTGGGCCGCCACCACCGGCTCGGCCTCCGATGCCCCGGAGACGCCGGACATCAATTTCGGCATGATCGCCCTGACCGACTGCTCGCCCATCGTCATCGCGCACGAGAAGGGCTTCTTCAAGAAATACGGCATCAACTCCACCGTCACGAAGGGCGCCAACTGGGCCGCCATCCGCGACAACCTCTCCACCGGCTCCATCCAAGCCACCCACATGCTCATCGGCATGCCGCTCGCCTCCACCATGGGCCTGGCCGGCTCCCCCAAGAAACCGATGGTCATCCCGTGGATCCTGAACCGCAACGGCCAGGCCATCACCCTCAAGGCCGACTGGAAGGGCAAGGTCGGCGCCGATCCGAAGGCCCTCAAGCCTTTTGTCGACCAAGCCAACAAGCTCGGTGAACCCCTCACCTTTGCCCAGACCTTCCCGCCCGGCACCCACGCCATGTGGATGCGCTACTACCTCGCCGCCGGCGGCATCAACCCCGACAAAGACGTCACCCTCATCACCGTCCCGCCCCCGCAGATGGTCGCCAACATGAAGATCGGCAAAATGGACGGCTACTGCGTCGGGGAACCTTGGAATGCCCGCGCCATCGCTGACGGCATCGGCTTCACCTCCGTCACCACCCAGGACATCTGGAAGGATCATCCCGAGAAGGTCTGCGCCTTCACCGAGGAGTTCGCCGAGAAGAATCCCAAGACCGTCAAGGCTGTCCTCAAGGCCCTGCATGAGGCCAGCGTCTGGCTCGACGTCATGGAAAACCGCGCGGAACAGTGCGAGATCGTCTCCAAGGCCACCTACATCAACTGCAAGAAGGAAGTCATTCTGGGCCGCCTCCTGGGCGAACTCGACTACGGCGACGGCCGCGTGGTGAAAGACGAACTCTACATGCACTACAGCAAGCGGAACTGCAATTACCCGCAGGCCAAGCACGCCAAGTGGTTCCTCTCCCAATACCGCCGCTGGGGCATGGTCACCGGCACGCCGGACTACGAGGGGGTCGCCAAGCGCGTCATGCGCGCCGATCTCTATGTGGAAGCGATGAAGGAGATCGGCTACGCCCACGGCGGCGCCGACGCCTCCCCCGAGACCCTCTTCGACGGTCTCACCTTCGATCCCGCCAACCCTGAGGCCTACGCCACCGGCGCCGCGGTCAAGAATCTCAAGGGCTGA
- the ntrB gene encoding nitrate ABC transporter permease — MKSFKFDWLVLPLVGFAAVLALWSISSKTWATNLPSPSQTWLASRDYVLEPFAKRGEMDQGILRFTWYSLILVAQGYGIALVIGTPLGFCLGLSKTFTKIMDPIIQILRPVSPLAWLPLGLVLFMNTGKEAGTYGALFTIALCAMWPTVLNTAVGVRAVPQDFLNVGKVLKLSRWKTLTKILIPATLPYMFTGFRLSLGIAWLAIVAAEMLTGRPGAGGFLWQEYNALIYEHIILSIITIGLVGFVLDRLMGLLERRFKSV; from the coding sequence ATGAAATCCTTTAAATTCGACTGGCTCGTCCTCCCGCTCGTCGGCTTCGCCGCCGTCCTCGCGCTGTGGTCAATCTCCAGCAAGACGTGGGCGACCAACCTCCCGTCCCCTTCGCAAACTTGGCTCGCCAGCCGGGACTACGTGCTCGAGCCCTTCGCCAAGCGCGGCGAGATGGACCAGGGCATCCTGCGCTTCACCTGGTACTCGCTGATCCTGGTCGCGCAGGGTTACGGCATCGCCCTCGTCATCGGCACCCCGCTCGGCTTCTGCCTCGGGCTCTCGAAGACCTTCACGAAGATCATGGATCCCATCATCCAGATCCTGCGTCCGGTCTCGCCCCTCGCCTGGCTGCCGCTCGGCCTTGTGCTCTTCATGAACACGGGCAAGGAGGCCGGCACCTACGGCGCCCTCTTCACCATCGCCCTCTGCGCCATGTGGCCGACGGTGCTCAACACCGCCGTCGGCGTCCGCGCCGTGCCCCAGGATTTCCTCAACGTCGGCAAGGTCCTCAAGCTCTCCCGCTGGAAGACCCTCACCAAGATTCTCATCCCGGCCACCCTACCCTACATGTTCACCGGCTTCCGCCTTTCGCTCGGCATCGCCTGGCTCGCCATCGTCGCCGCCGAGATGCTCACCGGCCGCCCCGGCGCCGGCGGCTTCCTCTGGCAGGAATACAACGCGCTCATCTACGAGCACATCATCCTCTCGATCATCACCATCGGCCTCGTCGGCTTCGTCCTCGACCGCCTCATGGGTCTCCTCGAACGGCGCTTCAAGAGCGTTTGA
- a CDS encoding ABC transporter ATP-binding protein: MAFLELTNVCKAFGGPPVLSNVNLTLERGEFVAIVGYSGSGKTTLISLIAGLTRPDTGTVKLNDLEITAPGPDRGIVFQNYSLLPWLTVTENIALAVDQVFPNHAAEKRRHIIATAIATVNLTPARDKFPRELSGGMRQRVSVARALAMDPQILLLDEPLSALDALTRATLQDEFERIWAKDKKTVVLITNDVDEALLLADRIIPLTPGPGATLGPSFPVSLDRPRDRKALNHDPEFKRLRALITNELLGYNERRKATVKQKLILPDILPENLDLPRVTRRPLRLSEIKEETIAVASSQ; encoded by the coding sequence ATGGCTTTCCTCGAACTCACCAACGTCTGCAAGGCCTTCGGCGGCCCGCCGGTGCTCAGCAACGTCAACCTCACCCTCGAGCGCGGTGAGTTTGTCGCCATCGTCGGCTACTCCGGCTCCGGCAAGACCACCCTGATCTCCCTCATCGCCGGCCTCACCCGCCCCGACACCGGCACGGTGAAACTCAACGACCTCGAGATCACCGCGCCCGGCCCCGACCGCGGCATCGTGTTCCAGAACTACTCGCTGCTGCCCTGGCTCACCGTCACGGAGAACATCGCCCTCGCGGTCGACCAGGTCTTCCCCAACCACGCCGCGGAAAAGCGGCGGCATATCATCGCCACCGCCATCGCCACCGTCAACCTGACCCCCGCCCGCGACAAGTTCCCGCGCGAACTCTCCGGCGGCATGCGCCAGCGCGTGTCCGTGGCCCGCGCCCTCGCCATGGATCCGCAGATCCTCCTGCTCGACGAGCCGCTCTCCGCCCTTGACGCCCTCACCCGCGCCACCCTGCAGGACGAGTTCGAGCGCATCTGGGCGAAGGACAAGAAAACCGTCGTCCTCATCACCAACGACGTGGACGAGGCCCTCCTCCTCGCCGACCGCATCATCCCGCTCACGCCCGGTCCTGGCGCCACCCTCGGGCCTTCGTTCCCGGTCTCGCTCGACCGACCGCGCGACCGCAAGGCCCTGAACCACGACCCGGAATTCAAGCGCCTCCGCGCCCTCATCACCAACGAGCTCCTCGGCTACAACGAGCGCCGCAAGGCCACCGTGAAGCAGAAGCTCATCCTGCCTGACATCCTGCCCGAGAATCTCGACCTCCCCCGCGTCACCCGCCGCCCCCTCCGCCTGAGCGAGATCAAGGAAGAGACTATCGCTGTGGCCAGTAGCCAGTAG
- a CDS encoding ABC transporter ATP-binding protein: MSSFLEISQLGKVYPTPKGPAVIVENFDLRIRKGEFITLIGHSGCGKSTVLSMVAGLTDVTQGGIVLAGKEVTGAGPDRGVVFQAPCLLPWLTAFENVLLGVDQVYYTADVAERRQIVEYYLTVVGLGDAMHQKPSELSQGMRQRCGIARAFALSPKMLLLDEPFGMLDSLTRVELQQVLIDLWQKDQKTALMVTHDVDEALFLSDRIVMMTSGPAATVGEILEIKFPRPRSRKQLLEDPEYYRLREELIGFLNERSHHRPARPAPTPSGPPPQRGNASAFSRLMTAFTTA; the protein is encoded by the coding sequence ATGTCCTCCTTCCTCGAAATCTCCCAGCTCGGCAAAGTCTACCCCACGCCCAAGGGTCCCGCCGTCATCGTCGAGAACTTCGACCTCCGGATCCGCAAGGGCGAGTTCATCACCCTTATCGGCCACTCCGGCTGCGGCAAGTCCACCGTGCTCTCCATGGTGGCCGGCCTGACCGATGTCACCCAGGGCGGTATCGTGCTCGCCGGCAAGGAGGTCACCGGCGCCGGCCCCGACCGCGGCGTGGTCTTCCAAGCGCCCTGCCTCCTGCCCTGGCTCACCGCCTTTGAGAATGTCCTGCTCGGCGTGGACCAGGTCTATTACACCGCCGACGTCGCGGAACGCCGCCAGATCGTCGAGTATTACCTCACCGTCGTCGGCCTCGGCGACGCCATGCACCAGAAGCCGTCCGAGCTCTCCCAAGGCATGCGCCAGCGCTGCGGCATCGCCCGCGCCTTCGCCCTCTCCCCCAAGATGCTCCTCCTCGACGAGCCCTTCGGCATGCTCGACTCGCTCACCCGCGTCGAGCTCCAGCAGGTCCTCATCGACCTCTGGCAGAAGGACCAGAAGACCGCCCTCATGGTCACCCACGACGTGGATGAGGCCCTCTTCCTTTCCGACCGGATCGTCATGATGACCAGCGGCCCCGCCGCCACCGTTGGCGAGATCCTCGAGATCAAGTTTCCCCGCCCGCGCTCCCGCAAGCAGCTGCTCGAGGATCCCGAATATTACCGCCTCCGCGAGGAGCTCATCGGTTTTCTCAACGAGCGCTCCCACCACCGCCCCGCCCGACCCGCGCCGACCCCATCCGGTCCGCCGCCGCAACGGGGCAACGCCTCCGCCTTTTCGCGTCTGATGACCGCGTTCACCACCGCCTGA
- a CDS encoding alginate export family protein, with the protein MNSLTRIAALLALTCTVLPAVHAQYTPPPPARPFPGFANERLRADNVYASAWDLGVNVRYRYEAKAGAGFTDAGSNWDFSERPQDDNDNAYHLTRVMPRVGYTAKLWNFLVEGRSSYSLADERYAPAAAGQGLAERDGPIDLHQAFLFLGNHKEFPVSLKLGRQELVYGDQRLLGHLRWNNNARTFDAIKARWQNRFFGVDAFTGGLVYNNHLNFNRSNSKDVFSGLYFNFPTLAKNEIVEAYVFNRTVDRSIARDNWAGISAPFRFPGAQDLSTAGLRIRSKPLAYNAWDYGVELMHQFGDRTTVAPAATVAAALAAPRLDQDAWALVLQGGYTWTEHSWQPRFGLLYSFASGDKNAADGTSQTFQNLFATTHLHYGYMDLNSLQNLHDVRLVLSAKPRSNISLAAEVHFQFLDETTDFWYNVAGVPRNFTGAAVGSGRGYRINPAYDSTLGTEVDLVAAWTFRPYAQIEASVARYFRGDYIKQSLATVGSKDATYFYLQLTLNL; encoded by the coding sequence ATGAACTCCCTCACTCGAATCGCCGCGCTCCTCGCGCTCACTTGTACCGTCCTCCCGGCGGTCCACGCCCAATACACGCCGCCGCCACCGGCCCGGCCTTTCCCGGGCTTCGCCAATGAACGCCTCCGCGCCGACAATGTCTACGCCAGCGCCTGGGACCTCGGCGTCAACGTCCGCTACCGCTACGAGGCCAAGGCCGGCGCCGGCTTCACCGACGCGGGTTCCAACTGGGATTTCTCCGAGCGCCCGCAGGATGACAACGACAACGCCTACCACCTCACCCGCGTGATGCCGCGCGTCGGCTACACCGCCAAGCTCTGGAACTTCCTCGTCGAGGGCCGATCCAGCTACTCGCTCGCCGACGAGCGCTACGCCCCGGCCGCCGCCGGCCAGGGCCTTGCCGAGCGTGACGGCCCGATCGACCTCCACCAGGCCTTCCTCTTCCTCGGCAACCACAAGGAGTTTCCGGTCTCCCTCAAGCTCGGACGCCAGGAACTCGTCTACGGCGACCAGCGCCTCCTCGGCCACCTGCGCTGGAACAACAACGCCCGCACCTTCGACGCCATCAAGGCCCGTTGGCAAAACAGGTTTTTTGGCGTGGACGCCTTCACCGGCGGCCTCGTCTACAACAACCACCTCAACTTCAACCGGTCCAATTCCAAGGACGTGTTCTCCGGCCTCTACTTCAACTTCCCCACGCTCGCCAAGAACGAGATCGTCGAGGCCTACGTCTTCAACCGTACGGTCGACCGCAGCATCGCCCGCGACAACTGGGCCGGCATCTCCGCCCCCTTCCGCTTCCCCGGCGCGCAGGACCTCTCCACCGCCGGCCTGCGCATCCGCTCCAAGCCGCTCGCCTACAATGCCTGGGATTACGGCGTCGAGCTGATGCACCAGTTCGGCGACCGCACCACCGTCGCGCCCGCCGCCACCGTGGCCGCCGCCCTCGCCGCCCCGCGCCTCGATCAGGACGCCTGGGCCCTCGTGCTGCAGGGCGGCTACACTTGGACCGAACACTCGTGGCAGCCCCGCTTCGGCCTGCTCTACAGCTTCGCCTCGGGCGACAAGAACGCCGCCGACGGCACCAGCCAGACTTTCCAAAATCTCTTCGCCACCACCCATCTGCATTACGGCTACATGGACCTGAACAGCCTGCAGAACCTCCACGATGTGCGCCTCGTGCTCTCGGCCAAGCCCCGCAGCAACATCAGCCTCGCCGCCGAGGTGCACTTCCAGTTCCTCGATGAGACGACCGACTTCTGGTACAACGTCGCCGGCGTGCCCCGCAACTTCACCGGCGCCGCCGTCGGCAGCGGCCGCGGCTACCGCATCAACCCGGCCTACGATAGCACCCTCGGCACCGAGGTCGACCTCGTCGCCGCCTGGACCTTCCGCCCCTACGCCCAGATCGAGGCCTCCGTCGCCCGCTACTTCCGCGGCGACTACATCAAGCAATCCCTCGCCACCGTCGGCTCGAAGGACGCCACCTACTTCTACCTCCAACTGACCCTGAATCTGTAA
- a CDS encoding NirA family protein has product MVPSAPVQPPTGPFSSDQKEYLQGFMAGVLASGQYAYVGATASGQLTGSPAASATGNLAAPPALSEVEGGFGTPFADLSKPERWKHEQNGLDVWEKLVAHAAADKFPDEPDTFRFKFHGLFHVAPAQDSFMMRLRIPAGEITSHQLRGLAGLADEIGNGATDITTRANLQLRELPPRSIVRALTRVQELGLTSRGSGADNIRNVTATPTSGFDRDELIDVRPYAHGLHHYILNHRDLYGLPRKFNIAFDSGGAVSSAVDTNDIGFFAVRVTEKSLSDCRAGSPNPAFPGIEPGIYFRCELGGITGHKDFARDTGLLLRPAELVPVAAAMVRVFREHGDRTDRKKARLKYLLEKWGGFPRFLEETQKKLAFPLLFAPRTCAEPRRPVLKHGHLGVYKQTQPGLNYVGLGVPVGRMNAQQMRRLSDLADHYGQGELRLTVWQSVIIPHVPDAFTATLVRAVHRLGFFTEAHAAAGCVIACTGSKGCKYAAADTKGHARAVMAHLRKNDPALDQPVNIHLTGCNHSCAQHYCGDIGGIATKLADGREGYHVVLGGGMDHEQGIAREIFRGIAADELPALTEKVLVTYRTRCTPGESFVQWTRRHSVKELQEMLSS; this is encoded by the coding sequence ATGGTTCCCTCCGCCCCGGTTCAGCCGCCCACCGGCCCCTTCTCCTCCGACCAAAAGGAATACCTGCAGGGCTTCATGGCCGGCGTGCTCGCCAGCGGCCAGTACGCCTACGTCGGCGCCACCGCCAGCGGCCAGCTCACCGGCTCGCCCGCCGCCTCCGCCACCGGCAACCTTGCCGCTCCGCCTGCCCTGAGCGAAGTCGAAGGGGGCTTCGGCACCCCGTTCGCCGACCTCTCCAAACCCGAGCGCTGGAAACACGAGCAGAACGGCCTTGATGTCTGGGAAAAACTCGTCGCCCACGCTGCCGCCGACAAGTTCCCCGACGAACCCGACACCTTCCGTTTCAAGTTCCACGGCCTCTTCCACGTCGCGCCCGCCCAGGACAGCTTCATGATGCGCCTGCGCATCCCCGCCGGCGAGATAACCTCCCACCAACTCCGCGGCCTCGCCGGACTCGCCGACGAGATCGGCAACGGCGCCACCGACATCACGACCCGCGCCAACCTCCAGCTCCGCGAGCTGCCGCCGCGCTCGATCGTCCGCGCCCTCACCCGTGTGCAGGAACTCGGCCTGACCTCCCGCGGCTCCGGCGCCGACAACATCCGCAATGTCACCGCCACGCCCACGAGCGGCTTCGACCGCGACGAGCTCATCGACGTCCGCCCCTACGCGCACGGCCTCCACCATTACATCCTCAATCACCGCGACCTCTACGGCCTCCCCCGCAAGTTCAACATCGCCTTCGACTCCGGCGGCGCCGTCTCGTCCGCCGTCGACACCAACGACATCGGCTTCTTCGCCGTCCGGGTAACCGAGAAATCTCTGTCCGACTGTAGGGCGGGGTCGCCGAACCCCGCCTTTCCGGGGATCGAACCCGGCATCTATTTTCGCTGCGAACTCGGCGGCATCACCGGCCACAAGGATTTCGCCCGGGACACCGGCCTCCTCCTCCGGCCCGCCGAGCTCGTCCCCGTCGCCGCCGCCATGGTCCGCGTCTTCCGCGAGCACGGCGACCGCACCGACCGCAAGAAGGCCCGCCTGAAATACCTCCTCGAGAAATGGGGCGGCTTCCCGCGCTTCCTCGAGGAAACGCAGAAGAAACTCGCCTTCCCCCTCCTCTTCGCGCCCCGCACCTGCGCCGAGCCCCGCCGCCCCGTCCTCAAGCACGGCCACCTCGGCGTCTACAAACAGACCCAGCCCGGCCTCAACTACGTCGGCCTCGGCGTCCCCGTCGGCCGCATGAACGCGCAGCAGATGCGCCGCCTGTCCGACCTCGCCGACCACTACGGCCAGGGCGAGCTCCGCCTCACCGTCTGGCAGAGCGTCATCATCCCCCACGTCCCTGACGCCTTCACCGCCACCCTCGTCCGCGCTGTCCACCGCCTGGGCTTCTTCACCGAGGCCCACGCCGCCGCCGGCTGCGTCATCGCCTGCACCGGCAGCAAGGGCTGCAAATACGCCGCCGCCGACACCAAGGGCCACGCCCGCGCCGTCATGGCCCACCTGCGGAAAAACGATCCCGCCCTCGACCAGCCCGTCAATATCCACCTCACCGGCTGCAACCACTCCTGCGCCCAGCACTACTGCGGCGACATCGGCGGCATCGCCACCAAGCTCGCCGACGGACGCGAAGGCTACCACGTCGTCCTCGGCGGCGGCATGGACCACGAGCAGGGCATCGCCCGCGAGATCTTCCGCGGCATCGCCGCCGACGAGCTCCCCGCCCTGACCGAGAAGGTCCTCGTCACCTACCGCACCCGCTGCACCCCCGGCGAATCCTTCGTTCAATGGACCCGCCGCCATAGCGTGAAGGAACTCCAGGAGATGCTCAGCTCCTGA
- a CDS encoding sulfite reductase subunit alpha: MNPAPLIPDTAPFTPEQRAWLNGFLAGVFSRSAVASPVGASSLATPALAPLTILFGTQTGTAETLAKKAAKEAGKRGFAPIIFDLAQTDLAKLAQEKNVLIITSTYGDGEPPDTVKALHTALKSEISNLKSPMCTALSAVRYSVCALGDTNYAQFCQCGKDLDTWLGQLGATRTTPRTDCDLDYDAPFTAWLDQALAALGSAPVGASSLATGSPEVTTKVAPTHEEITYTKQNPFPASVLTVRHLNGPGSGKEVNHVEFSLAGSGLTYEAGDALGVLPQNCPQLVADILSLLGCDGEEAVPTPGGELPLRRALTECYDLGKPTPELLALLAGVPVTGAGAPPPRETSAPHHVIDVLLAAPAKPVPADFIAKLKKLQPRLYSISSSPRAHPGQVHLTVGAVRYDRDGRPRKGVCSTFLAERGLAAGKVGVFVHANKSFRPPAAPDLPMIMVGPGTGIAPFRAFLEERRATGAKGRNWLFFGDQKASADFLYREELLGLQESGVLTRLDLAFSRDQAEKIYVQHRMLENAAELYAWLEAGAHFYVCGDASRMAKDVDLALHQVIEKAAGKSPDQAAAYVQALKSAKRYQRDVY; encoded by the coding sequence GTGAATCCCGCCCCCCTCATTCCCGACACCGCCCCCTTCACGCCCGAGCAGCGCGCCTGGCTCAACGGCTTCCTCGCCGGTGTCTTCTCCCGCTCCGCCGTTGCCTCCCCTGTGGGAGCGAGCTCGCTCGCGACTCCGGCGCTCGCGCCGCTGACGATCCTCTTCGGCACCCAGACCGGCACCGCCGAGACCCTCGCCAAAAAAGCCGCCAAGGAAGCCGGCAAGCGCGGCTTCGCCCCCATCATCTTCGACCTGGCCCAGACCGACCTCGCCAAACTCGCCCAGGAGAAAAACGTCCTGATCATCACCAGCACCTACGGCGACGGCGAGCCCCCCGACACCGTCAAGGCCCTGCACACCGCCCTAAAATCTGAAATCTCCAATCTGAAATCTCCCATGTGCACGGCGCTCAGCGCCGTGCGCTATTCGGTCTGCGCCCTCGGCGATACCAACTACGCCCAGTTCTGCCAATGCGGCAAGGACCTCGACACCTGGCTCGGGCAACTCGGCGCCACCCGCACCACCCCGCGCACCGACTGCGACCTCGACTACGACGCCCCCTTCACCGCCTGGCTCGACCAGGCGCTCGCGGCTTTGGGTTCCGCCCCTGTGGGAGCGAGCTCGCTCGCGACTGGGTCTCCCGAGGTCACGACCAAGGTCGCTCCCACCCATGAGGAAATCACCTACACCAAACAAAACCCCTTCCCCGCCTCCGTCCTCACCGTCCGCCACCTCAACGGCCCCGGTTCAGGCAAGGAGGTCAACCACGTCGAGTTCTCCCTCGCCGGCTCCGGGTTAACCTACGAGGCCGGCGACGCCCTCGGAGTGCTGCCGCAAAACTGCCCCCAACTCGTCGCGGACATCCTGTCCCTCCTCGGCTGCGACGGCGAGGAAGCCGTCCCGACGCCCGGCGGAGAACTTCCGCTCCGCCGCGCCCTCACCGAGTGTTACGACCTCGGCAAGCCCACGCCCGAGCTCCTTGCGCTGCTGGCCGGCGTGCCCGTCACTGGAGCCGGGGCGCCCCCGCCCCGGGAGACATCAGCGCCCCACCACGTCATCGACGTACTCCTCGCCGCGCCCGCGAAACCCGTTCCCGCCGACTTCATTGCCAAGCTGAAGAAACTCCAGCCGCGCCTCTACTCGATCTCCTCCTCCCCCCGGGCGCACCCCGGCCAGGTCCACCTTACCGTCGGGGCCGTGCGCTACGACCGGGACGGCCGGCCGCGCAAGGGTGTGTGCTCCACCTTCCTCGCCGAGCGCGGGCTTGCCGCCGGCAAGGTCGGCGTGTTCGTCCACGCCAACAAGTCCTTCCGCCCGCCCGCGGCGCCGGACCTGCCGATGATCATGGTCGGCCCCGGCACCGGCATCGCCCCTTTCCGGGCCTTCCTCGAGGAACGCCGCGCTACCGGCGCCAAGGGCCGGAACTGGCTCTTCTTCGGCGACCAGAAGGCCTCCGCCGATTTCCTCTACCGCGAGGAACTGCTCGGCCTGCAGGAATCCGGCGTGCTCACCCGCCTCGACCTCGCCTTCTCCCGCGACCAGGCCGAAAAAATCTACGTCCAGCACCGCATGCTCGAAAATGCTGCCGAACTCTACGCCTGGCTCGAGGCCGGCGCGCACTTCTACGTGTGCGGCGACGCCTCCCGCATGGCCAAGGACGTCGACCTCGCGCTCCACCAGGTCATTGAAAAAGCCGCCGGAAAATCCCCCGACCAAGCTGCCGCCTATGTGCAGGCCCTTAAGTCCGCGAAGCGCTACCAACGCGATGTTTACTGA
- a CDS encoding DmsC/YnfH family molybdoenzyme membrane anchor subunit has translation MVARRKQPPLLNLVEELLAEQSRLQTPVARASIAHDQLSSLRSQISNYQSLIPLSTPGPGEQYAFEVDLDACSGCKACVVACHSLNGLDDGEAWRDVGLVAGGSGAAPYQQTITTACHHCADPACLNGCPVLAYEKAPLTGIVRHLDDQCIGCQYCILKCPYDVPKYNERLGIVRKCDLCHQRLAVGEAPACAQACPTHAIKIVTVTVSPIANLKSEISNPDFLPSAPDPSYTQPTTRYVTQRPVPANTRAADATLLRPQPAHWPLVILLTLLPFAICLQTVLLTPLAAGAPALLRWLPLALGATGLGAATLHLGQPLRAWRVFLGLRRSWFSREAVLFGAWFGLTGAAALLPFVLPRPGLTDSLALAAAVTGLLGLGCSVMIYVDTRRQFWRLSHTAPRLLGTGLVLALATVAPVTAALVLFAKLVIESLSLPGASTSARLLRGPLRRATILRYTLGLLAFLALLARSTPEHVTYYVTVAGLLAGEGVERSLFFRAVDAPKMPGQPDPRRPGHP, from the coding sequence ATGGTCGCCCGACGGAAACAACCTCCGCTGCTCAATTTGGTCGAGGAGTTGCTCGCCGAGCAAAGCCGCCTGCAAACCCCGGTGGCCCGCGCGAGCATCGCCCACGACCAGCTCTCAAGTCTCAGGTCTCAAATCTCAAATTACCAGAGCCTCATCCCGCTCTCTACCCCCGGTCCCGGCGAACAATACGCCTTCGAGGTGGATCTCGATGCCTGCTCCGGCTGCAAGGCCTGCGTCGTCGCCTGCCATTCCCTCAACGGTCTCGATGACGGCGAGGCCTGGCGCGATGTCGGCCTCGTGGCCGGCGGCTCTGGCGCCGCGCCCTACCAGCAGACCATCACCACCGCCTGCCACCACTGCGCCGATCCCGCCTGCCTCAACGGCTGTCCGGTGCTGGCCTACGAGAAGGCCCCCCTCACCGGCATCGTCCGTCACCTCGATGACCAGTGCATCGGCTGCCAGTATTGCATTCTGAAATGTCCCTACGATGTGCCGAAATACAACGAGCGCCTCGGCATCGTGCGGAAATGCGACCTGTGCCACCAGCGCCTCGCCGTCGGCGAGGCCCCCGCCTGCGCCCAAGCCTGCCCCACCCACGCCATCAAGATCGTGACGGTCACCGTTTCCCCCATCGCAAATCTTAAATCTGAGATTTCAAATCCTGATTTCCTCCCCTCCGCCCCCGACCCGTCCTACACCCAACCCACGACGCGTTACGTCACGCAGCGTCCCGTGCCCGCCAACACCCGGGCCGCCGACGCCACCCTGCTGCGCCCGCAACCAGCCCACTGGCCGCTGGTCATCCTGCTCACGCTGCTGCCCTTCGCCATTTGCCTGCAGACTGTCTTGCTCACCCCGCTCGCCGCCGGGGCACCGGCCCTGCTGCGCTGGCTGCCTCTTGCGCTCGGCGCCACCGGCCTCGGCGCCGCCACGCTTCACCTCGGCCAGCCGCTGCGGGCGTGGCGCGTCTTTCTCGGCCTGCGCCGCTCCTGGTTCAGCCGTGAGGCCGTCCTCTTCGGCGCCTGGTTCGGCCTCACCGGGGCGGCGGCCCTGTTGCCTTTCGTACTCCCCCGGCCCGGGCTGACGGATTCCCTCGCCCTCGCGGCCGCAGTCACCGGGCTCCTCGGCCTGGGTTGTTCGGTCATGATCTATGTGGACACCCGTCGGCAATTCTGGCGCCTGAGCCACACGGCCCCCCGCCTGCTCGGCACTGGTCTGGTCCTGGCCCTGGCCACGGTGGCACCGGTGACCGCCGCGCTCGTCCTATTCGCCAAATTAGTCATCGAGTCCCTCAGTCTGCCCGGCGCCAGCACCTCCGCCCGCCTGCTCCGCGGCCCGCTGCGCCGCGCCACGATCCTGCGCTACACCCTCGGCCTGCTCGCCTTCCTCGCCCTGCTCGCCCGATCCACCCCCGAACACGTCACTTATTACGTGACAGTGGCTGGGCTTCTCGCCGGCGAGGGGGTCGAGCGCTCCCTGTTCTTCCGCGCCGTCGACGCCCCCAAGATGCCCGGCCAGCCCGACCCCCGCCGGCCCGGTCACCCATGA